Proteins encoded together in one Kitasatospora albolonga window:
- a CDS encoding FxsB family radical SAM/SPASM domain protein translates to MTGPLVPFREFVLKVHSRCDLACDHCYVYEHADQSWRTRPKTISDEAVSWTARRLAEHAATHALPSVAVILHGGEPLLAGPARLRRVCEELGSALDGVAELDLRIHTNGVQLSPRYLDLFAEFGVKVGISLDGDRAANDRHRRFADGRTSHPLVLRAVELLRQERYRHLDLGLLCTVDIRNDPVAVYEALAGLAPPMVDFLLPHATWDTPPQRPDGSATAYADWLLTVFDRWTEQGRPVPVRLFSSVLSSLGGGPSLTESLGLAPTDLVVIETDGRLEQADSLKSAYEGAAATGFDVFTHTFDEVAAHPGVRARQLGLAGVSETCRRCPVVRSCGGGLYTHRYRSANGFDNPSVYCADLAALVRGIEDRTAAATESAAVRVPAELVEAQLDLTRTLLAHLHHELDGRGGALWDAAWQLAEEVERTAGGAAALDAVLSHPYTRTWLLDALGAVRAGGRAALPVERLGATVAAAAVRAGLDLPVPVGHRDGVLFLPGLGAVRVAGPGERGTAVVRATGTGFLVRRDGPGPGGELHIELGAADGPRWQPVRTLRSGGAVPAFVLDDLDPYRDCFDVPPAGRLGPAEAGAWAARIGAAWALLEGTVAGQCAEAAGTLTTLTPLPRAPAGPGRHGYGGAGLAVTGDARELALGLLSGFRRAKLRALTEVTDLYASDGSWEHRTPWYDEPVPFSRLLADTFERVGLGLFEPRFLDGVPEALDMIETAAEPTIDGKQLIAALRKEAGDPQGTSGRNGGKALPVTRVMCRTP, encoded by the coding sequence ATGACAGGACCTCTGGTCCCCTTCCGTGAATTCGTCCTCAAGGTTCACAGCAGGTGCGATCTGGCATGTGATCATTGTTATGTCTACGAACACGCGGACCAGAGCTGGCGGACCCGCCCGAAGACCATCTCCGACGAGGCCGTCTCCTGGACCGCCCGACGCCTGGCCGAGCATGCGGCCACGCATGCGCTTCCCTCCGTGGCGGTGATCCTGCACGGCGGGGAACCGCTCCTGGCGGGCCCCGCGCGGCTGCGACGGGTCTGCGAGGAACTCGGCTCGGCGCTGGACGGCGTCGCCGAGCTGGACCTGCGCATCCACACCAACGGCGTCCAGCTCAGCCCCCGTTACCTCGACCTGTTCGCCGAGTTCGGCGTCAAGGTCGGCATCTCGCTGGACGGCGACCGCGCGGCCAACGACCGGCACCGCCGCTTCGCCGACGGGCGCACCAGCCACCCGCTCGTCCTGCGCGCCGTGGAGCTCCTGCGCCAGGAGCGCTACCGCCACCTCGACCTCGGTCTGCTCTGCACGGTCGACATCCGCAACGACCCGGTCGCGGTCTACGAGGCCCTCGCCGGACTCGCCCCGCCGATGGTCGACTTCCTGCTCCCGCACGCCACCTGGGACACACCGCCCCAGCGCCCGGACGGCTCCGCGACGGCGTACGCCGACTGGCTGCTGACGGTCTTCGACCGCTGGACCGAGCAGGGCCGCCCGGTGCCGGTGCGGCTCTTCTCCTCGGTGCTCTCCAGCCTCGGCGGCGGCCCCAGCCTCACCGAATCGCTCGGTCTGGCCCCCACCGACCTCGTCGTGATCGAGACCGACGGCCGGCTCGAACAGGCCGATTCCCTCAAGAGCGCGTACGAGGGTGCCGCGGCCACCGGGTTCGACGTCTTCACCCACACCTTCGACGAGGTCGCCGCCCACCCCGGCGTCCGCGCGCGCCAGCTCGGTCTGGCGGGCGTCAGCGAGACCTGTCGCCGGTGCCCCGTCGTCCGTTCGTGCGGGGGCGGGCTGTACACCCACCGCTACCGCTCCGCCAACGGCTTCGACAACCCCTCGGTCTACTGCGCGGACCTGGCCGCCCTGGTCCGGGGCATCGAGGACCGTACGGCAGCGGCCACCGAATCGGCCGCCGTCCGGGTCCCGGCCGAACTCGTCGAGGCCCAGCTGGATCTGACCCGCACCCTGCTCGCCCACCTCCACCACGAGCTCGACGGACGCGGCGGGGCCCTCTGGGACGCGGCCTGGCAGCTGGCGGAGGAGGTGGAGCGGACCGCCGGGGGCGCGGCGGCGCTCGACGCGGTGCTCTCCCACCCCTATACGCGTACGTGGCTGCTCGACGCCCTCGGTGCGGTACGGGCCGGAGGCCGGGCCGCGCTCCCGGTGGAGCGGCTCGGCGCCACGGTGGCCGCCGCCGCCGTACGGGCCGGACTCGATCTGCCCGTCCCGGTCGGCCACCGGGACGGCGTCCTGTTCCTGCCCGGGCTCGGGGCCGTACGGGTCGCGGGACCGGGCGAGCGGGGCACGGCGGTGGTCCGGGCGACCGGGACGGGGTTCCTGGTCCGGCGGGACGGGCCCGGCCCGGGCGGGGAACTGCACATCGAACTCGGCGCGGCGGACGGTCCCCGCTGGCAGCCCGTGCGGACGCTGCGTTCCGGTGGGGCGGTGCCCGCCTTCGTCCTCGACGACCTCGATCCGTACCGGGACTGCTTCGACGTCCCCCCGGCCGGGCGGCTCGGCCCGGCGGAGGCCGGTGCCTGGGCGGCGCGGATCGGTGCGGCCTGGGCCCTGCTGGAGGGGACCGTCGCCGGCCAGTGCGCCGAGGCGGCCGGGACGCTGACCACGCTGACCCCGCTCCCGCGCGCCCCGGCCGGGCCGGGGCGCCACGGGTACGGCGGGGCCGGGCTCGCGGTGACGGGGGACGCGCGGGAACTGGCGCTCGGACTGCTGAGCGGATTCCGCCGGGCGAAATTGCGGGCGCTGACCGAAGTGACGGATCTTTACGCGTCGGACGGTTCCTGGGAACATCGGACGCCCTGGTACGACGAGCCCGTTCCGTTCTCCCGGCTGCTCGCCGACACATTCGAACGTGTGGGGCTCGGCCTGTTCGAACCGCGCTTCCTCGACGGCGTACCCGAAGCCCTCGACATGATCGAAACGGCGGCCGAGCCGACCATCGACGGAAAACAACTGATCGCCGCCCTCCGCAAAGAGGCCGGTGACCCACAGGGGACATCCGGGAGGAATGGTGGCAAGGCCCTTCCGGTCACCCGGGTCATGTGTCGAACACCCTGA